Part of the Melospiza melodia melodia isolate bMelMel2 unplaced genomic scaffold, bMelMel2.pri scaffold_18, whole genome shotgun sequence genome is shown below.
GGCCGTCGCTCCAGTAAAGTCTGTGGGCGCGGCAGCCCCGCCTGCACCTGCAAGCTCAGAAACACTGCTTCCCACTGCTGCACCAGTGTTGCTAGGCAACAGCAATCCAGTGCCGCTCCCGCCGCTTCACGCCTCTGCACTGGTGTTGCTAGACAACAGCGATCAGGCGCAGCTTCCGCCACCTCCCGTGGCTAAAAGTGTTTCTAGGTGACGCACTCAGTGACAATGGCGGTCGCCGCCAGCATGTGTCCGAGGCTGCGCCACTTGCGGATACGCCAAGAGCCGATGCCGTGTGGGTCCCCGCAGCTCTGCTCGTGGTGGCCCCGCCTTCGCCCGCAGCACCAATGCCGGAGGTTGCAGTTGAGACCAGCGACCCAGTACTGCCACCGCCACTCCTCCCCACGCCATCTGCTGTGACTGCACTCTCTCTGGCCTTGCTGTCCCCACCAGCCGCCCTGGGAGTTCTGCCACCTTCAGGGACTCCATCCTCCgtgtctgcgtcagaggctgccctggaaccggtGGATTGTTCAAGCTCAGACCGTCCCGGGCTGTTTGCCCTTGCGACAGCGGCTTCAGCGGCcggcctctccttccgtggaggaggcatggctcaacagctgagtgcgggtgcagcccggctgccttctTTAAAGCTCAGTGTTCTTGGCAGGTTGGGGGTGTTTGGTCGGTTGTTTCCCCTTGGGTGTGCGAATCTCCCTGCCATCCCTCACATGCCCCAGTGGCAAGGGGGAGGTGggtcctgaaagttctgcctttagTCCCCAGCCCAGATGGGgtgggggtggtactgggaggcagatgggagGAACACCTGTTGCATTttcattgcagaggcagagggaatggcaGAAAGCCATCATCGCTTGTTTGCTGtagggaacaaacattcccagacccaagctggagaTTCTTGGGACAGCTTCTGTCCCCCCATCTATTGCCGGTATGCATAGGTGATtttgggggatggaagtgtttggtcacttgttctgccattgcactggcagtgtggtaccgggctgtgacaacacagagcccacaaggtgggctgggcctgggctgtttggttcggttccctgggccagggcctctgCCCGGCTGgctgttgggtttgggggctttgcttccccCATCAGGACCCGGACCACTGTTCTTTGGCCAGGGCCCCctcagggcctctcaggctcctctctgctgctgctgctttttccagtaaaaaaaaaaaaaaaggagttgaaagagctagtagcagctcaaaagcattgaagagccaaaaCTTACAAGTAGTTCAATAAAGGGGTGTGGCCAAGGCATTCAAGAAATTTTCTCGAAATTGTTTTTAACTGTCAATGGATTCTTGAAAATCattgattatttttctttagcaatttgttatttcaggattctgcaagcctatttcaggaccaaaagagactttcagaaatgtcaaagaggaacatcttcagtccatggactttctcCTGAAACTCACCTCtttggagttgaagcaatgaatttctttgcattgtttttgcattttcttatattgtaagattgttttagtgatatgatagaattttatgttctacaagtcaagaatttccctgatcattccacatcagcacttgattgaggtttttcattggcaacagataacccatcaagtgtttgttctttcctctgcatgggTACAGCATAcgaaattacaaacacttttctttttaatttaactaaaaaaaaaagggtgatatgtcacagacatcttttatgaaaaatcttttccttaggatttttcctcctgagaagctaagaggcctcaggaacaaaatgtaaacaatggttatctgctgctgtggaatgcaacaggtggatctttgattagcccatgttggttgtttctaattaatggccaatcacagtgagctggctcagacagagagttcgAGCCACAAGCtttggttatcattctttgctattctattcttagctagccttctgatgaaatcctttcttctattcttttagtatagttttaatataatatatataataaaataataaatcaagccttctgaaacatggagtcagatccttgtctcttccctcgtcctaagacccctgtgaacacggtcacagtgacaggctgccagggagacaggGTGACCGGAGCTCTGCCACCCCCCCATCCCGGGCACAGGCAAACCGGGGGCATTTCCGCGGCACCCCTGTCACGCTTCCCCTCCCCCCTGCCGACCCCCCCTTTGTGACTCTCTCAGCATGGGggacttggtggcactgcagcacccttctctgtgccatccctgagaTGGCACCTGTGCTTTTTCTCACTGCCACCCACCAATTCGTCACCAGTgccccaaaacagggggtggcccacatcctatggtgggggagaagggacaACAACAGTTTTGGGGTCTCCCTCACCACTTCCACCCCCCAAGGATGCTGTGCGACTCTGCaccccccagctcctcctcctccttcacctatgccccaggaggtgatgccactgctcccactgggggACACAccagtgacactgaggggacaatgtgGGTCACCTCTCCAAGGGACTGTAGGGTCACAGTGGGCTCCTGGAGTCCCCATTATGTGACagctggggggactgggatgctGTGGTGACAATTTTGGGGGTGGGTGCGCATTTTTGGGTCTCCAGGGTGGGCTCCAAATCCCCTGTTGTCACCACAAAGTCATCTCTCCAGaccttgcctcagtttccctcttgcTCTGCAGGGACCATGCAGAGCTGATGTTCTGGAATTGGGTTTatgttgggggattttgggttgggggctactgggatgggctggtgggacagTGCGCCAGGGTATGGCCAGGCTGGTGGTCATCTGGGGTCGGGGCTGGCCAGGCTGGTggtctgcagggccaggggctgtccagACCAGTGTCCAGCTGAGATCCATTGTCCcgtgtccatctggaccagggtccaacctctcctgcccccatccatcccatactcTCCGGCCAGGGCCACTCCTCACTGCAGAGTGGACAAGACCCTCAGTCAGTGCCCaaatgaacccaaacctcatcccAGAAACCCCACCAGGCCACCCAAACtgagccccagtgccactggtgtcCCCTGGAAGCCAGGCCAGCTCTGGAATTCCTGGAAAAGGAGATCCAcagtcctgggctggggactcaagggcatccaggatagcgagcactgagtccatgtggcatggggggacaGTTAGGAACACATctggggacatgcctgggtggacgggggtggggggtgaagggagtgtaggggtggggagagggttggagggcagaatgcacccaaaacttcaccaagTCAAAGGGGAGGATGCTCAAAACTAGGGGAGGGAAGGataaaagagagggaaaggacccaaaaagggggaaaaggaccCCAAATAGGGGAAGAGTGACCCAAAACAGGGGGAGGACCCAAATGACAGGGAAAGGATccaaaacagggaggaaaagacacaaaatagggAGAAGGGATGCAAAAGACAGGGAAAGGATCCAAAACAGGGAGAAACATCTCAAAGTGGGGGAAGGACACAACATCAGAGGACAAAGGGTGTCatgggcatgaagctcttcctgcacttgtAGGACTGCCCTTagtggtggctccgttggtgtctggtaaGGGTAGACCTCTGTGAGAAGCTCTtgccacactcagaacactcatagggcctctccccggtctggatgcaccagtggctgatgagagcagcgttctgcttgaagcccttcctgcagtcagtgcagcggaagggcctctcatctgtgtgaagctGCTACTGCAGGAGGAGAAAGTAGCTGGTCTGAAATATCTTCTTGCATTTAACAcattcatagggcctctcccaagtgtggatcctctggtggccaatcaggtgggactttgacatgaagctcttcccacactgcccacatcTGAAggacctctccccagtgtggctttGCTGGTGGACAATGAGTTCAGACCTCAACctcaagctcttcccacactgcccacatttgTAGGGCCATTCCAGCCCTGTGTGGACTTGCATGTGGCAGGTCAGGTGCCTTATCCTTCGTGATAACAGGGGGCCCATTCTGCTCCTGACCCATCTACCAGCCCAGGAGGACAGCTGTCCTGAGGACAAGTCGTCTTCccactaaagactgaggcaaagaaggtgctaagcacctctgccttctcctcatttgCAGTTACTAAGTTTTCTCCCTCATTCAATAGAGAACAAAGTTTGATCTTACTCTTCTTTTTGcccttaatatatttataaaaacattttttattatcctttacagaagttgccaaATTAAGTTTGAACTGAATTTTggtctccctaatttttttcttatGCGCCCTAGCAACCCCCTTAAATATTTTATGAGACCTCACCCTCCTTCCAAtgatgatacatcctctttttattcctaagtctCTTCAAAACCTCCTTGCCCATCCTGGCTGGATGTTTGCCTTGTTGACTCATCTTTTGACACACAGGGTTGGTTGGACAGttggttcctgtgccctcaagatctctgttttgaagcacatCCAGCTTTCCTGGACTCCTTTCTTTTCAAGGACTATTTtccaaggaactctctgaataagtctcctaaacaggccaaagtctttcCTTGGGAAGCACAATGTGAAAGTCTTATTGATGTTTATCCtgatttcaccaaatattgagaattctataatttcatgatcactgttCCCCAAGCGGCCTCCAACCACCTCATCTCCGCCCAGCCCATCTCTATTCTCAAAGAACAGGTCGAACATGGTCCCTCTCCTGCTGGGCTCATTTCCAGCTGTGACAAAACGTTGTCCTCCCAACATTCTAAAAGCTTGGAGACCGCTGTTGAGTTTTACTGCTCCAgcggcttgttcagccttcagctcttcagttcaggaattcagtgtcccagggctcattaacatcctGAGCACCTTAACAAGCTAAGCCTctaggaataatttgatttcaatttccaaataatttgtggttaatttgacagatttcggaagtgtattcaaactgaatgtaTTCTATttaaaagagagtgagaaaagattttttatgtCCTGTTTAGATTTCTTTTTCCCGTTAATTCAATTATATATGCAATcttcaattgacactgaatccaagtacctcctcatgcagtttgaatagatgtggaaatcaagacccttcatggctgacaatcaatcagactctgtccctacccccaccccaccatttcccccacccaagccctggcactcagagcagccttgtgcaaatctgagctccctccagcccaggctgcacctgcagctttcagctccttggctccaactcccacttgctttccttggagaaggagctgcccgagacacagagggatgttcatttattgtcagccaacaaagccaaggcaaggcacagctccatcaaatgtaAAAGTCATTCTCCCTGgccttgccctgcccctgatcccaaCAGCCtatcctgtttccttcatccctgcattgccaaggactttctgggacaagggagctctggtCTGGAtgtggagggagatgcaagtgccaccactgcaTTGGGAacaacaactcatcaggtttctcCTTTggggatcaggaactggtgagactcggaggcacagaaagtttctcttcatggccaacagaccacagctgaacaggacacaatttaataacaatcacgctcttccctgagctatgcgcTATGTCTCAGCAGTGTCTGAttagtccaccatccacaagtgatttccatactaaaattactttcagacaaacatagTTCTATGATAGAtacaaacacaattaagttcttgtatcaggattcttgtcctggagtgggggcaaaacagctccaacaattcctgatttgaaaagctgtctgtggtggatggagaagggaggtaaggctgctcttggtgttgaggaaattctgaaagcagtctgactcatttcatctccccctgtcctggctgatctcccctctttccccttccacccattggcttttgtctcccaccaggccccagggaagagcctggctctgtgttctccatcccctcctggctggcactgccaggctggcatgaggagcccctcagccttccctgctcggggctggacaagcccagctccctcagcctctgctcacagcccaggggctccagccccaccttggaggccgttcccagaccctgctccaactgccagacatctttcctgccctgggcaaccaaaaccaggccacagtgacctggataatccatgtccttgatgtcctggtcacacagccctggccccttgtccccatatcaggctctggggtggatcctgtggaacatcctttggtggaggctgtggctccaggtgggccggggggatcccgggggacagggaccctgctgggcatgaacagcattggagttgttgggagaaactgtgagggggagctggggcagagtgaccaacccagtgacctgacacagccctgctgggatgtcacacagcccctgtgtgatgtcacagcctgctctgtgaggtcacagcccattctccaatgtcaccgagctggtctctgatgtcacagccaactctgtgatatcatagtctgctctgggatgtcagacctcttccctgtgatgtcacatctggctctgttatgtcacagaggcagtctatcttGTCATAGCTCCTCAATGACTCCACAtaaccactctgtgatgtcacacagcccacaGCCATCCTCATGTTACCAGAAGATAAATTGTctgcaccagctgagctgacacaagGACAttattctccaaaaccccaggcctatggaaagcacacaatgcccattgtgtgaaaaggggaactggaagttcagcagcctcagtgtcctgccatcttagccaggcccacgggaacactggggtccacgagcaccagagaccaccagggagacccccaggacaggagaatgcatgggtaaaggggaggggaaatatgttaatgattttggggaaatgattatcatatgtatgtttagtccaggacagtCAATGAATTTgtgagcaaaatacagaaaataaacagaaactttcctgtactcagtacacacagctttgggaggatctatcccctgtgcatccccctgaataaagaatgctgcttctctatgctacattggtgttaagcagttttctgttttactgaatttttggtaacgctcccactgccaaggaaagtctcccactgttcacaaacagagaagggctggtggcagatgtggggctcggaagctgcctggggcacagtgaccatgaaataataaagttttccatgttctgtgagagaaggaggggcagcaacaaaatttctgcactttaattaggaagggcagGTTTGGCCTAttaaggatgcagatttggggaataccaaagaaggtacagatttttttttttaaagaaacagcccttaaaaacaaaggggtccaggaaggatggacacatttcaacaaagtaatcttaagggggaaggagcagcctgtcccaatgtggcaaaagatgagctagtgaggaaaatgactggcctggctgtccaTGGATCTTTGGTATGAActtaaggggaaaaaagaggatgcATCATTTTGAAAAGACAAACAGGCAACTAAAAAgtatttaaggatgttgttaggttatgcagaaagaaaaggaaagaggtgaaagctcaagtaGAGCTTAATCTGGCCACTTCTGTGGaaaataataggaaatgtttctataaataaagtAGTAGCAAAACACCagataaagagaacctctactctttatttggatgcagtggagaatagagTAACTAAAGAAAAGGATGAACTGTTTAACATCTTGtctgtctcaatgttcaatattagaacaggttgtcctcaggacaagtgttctcctgagctggtagatgggcgcagggagcagaacagccccctggaatccaggaggaagcagttgctgacctgctgagccactcagatgctcacaggtgaatgggatcggatgggatcgatcccagggggatgagggagctggtggatgagctccccaagctgctctccatcatttaccatcagtgctggctcagcagggaggttccagaggactggaggtgccagtgtgagcccatctccaagaagggctggaaggaggagattgggaactccaggcctgtcagcctgacctgggtgcctggcaaggttatggaacagatcaccttgagtgccatcccagggcatccacaggatggccgagggatcagagacagccagcatggatttagggtaggcaggtcctgcctgaccaacctggtctccttttatgaccaggtgacctgcctatggatgtgggaaaggctgtggatgttgtgtgcctggaattcagcaaagcctttgactctgtctctgacagcattccctggaaaagctgcagcccacggcttgggcaggttccctccttgctgggagatttaagagctggctggaggctgggcccagagagtggtggggatggtgctgcacccagctgatgtccaggcactggtggtgtcccccagggatctgtgttgggcccagtcctgtttaatatctccactgatgatctgggtgacGGGAtcaagtccaccattcacaaattacaGATGGCACCAagatgggtgtgagtgtggattcTGTGGGAGTATAGGAGGGCTTTGCACAGTGACCTGGACAGGTGGATCCAGGGGACAAATTCAATAAAatcaggtttaacaagaccaagtgccgggtcctgcacttttgccacaacaacccctgcagtgctacaggctggggaaagagtggctggacagcagccaggcagaaagggacctgcagggactgatggacagcaggttggacatgagtgtgcccaggtgggcaagaaggccaatggctcctggcctggatcagggatggtgtggccagcaggagcagagctgctgtgccaacattgatctgcccccagctctgcacacagacattgctgctgcaactCCAGAGTAGGGAACATAAGGGCATCTCTGGaaaaaaacttggctgggagatccattagttcctttaaagccaccaagagtgcagcccctcattgacacagtctctggccacagggaaggtagagacacaaaatgagaaatggcaaaaacaatgacatttctttgtggacaatatgaaaaactaaaagaaaggaaaaagaacaaaccacaaccaaagcaacaagaagtatgaaagatgtcttttaatacaagtgattggcagaaattgaccagcattttaatgtccctgaaaccatccagtcatcagtctccacactgcagccttgagctcctggttcctcaggctgtagatgagggggttcaggactggaggcaccaccgagtacagaactgacagggccagatccagggatggggaggacatggaggggggcttcaggtaggcaaacactGCCATGCTGACgaacagagagaccacggccaggtgagggaggcaggtggaaaaggctttgtgccgtccctgctcagaggggatcctcagcacagccctgaatatctgcacataagagaaaacaatgaacacaaaacaaccaaattccAAACAGATTGAAAACCcaaggagcccaaattccctgaggtttgagtgtgaacaggtgagcttgaggatctggggtacctcacagaagaattggcccagggcattgccatggcacaggggcagggaaaatataGTGGCCGTGTGCATgacagcagtgagaaaggcactggcccaggcagctgctgccatgtgggcacaagctctgatgcccaggagggtctcatagtgcaggggtttgcagatggatacGTAGCAGTCGTAGCACATAAAGGTCAGGAGGTAATACTCTGAtccaagaaagaagaaaaccagaaagacctgagcagcacatccagtgtaggagatgttcctggtgccccagagggaattgtgcatggctttggggacagtggtgcagatgcagcccaggtcagtgagggccaggttgagcaggaagaagaacatgggcgtgtgcaggtggtggccgcaggctacagcgctgatgatgaggccgttgcccaggagggcagccagggagatgcccagcaagaggcagaagtgcaggagctgcagctgccgcgtgtctgccaatgccagcaggaggaagtggctgatggagctgctgttggacatttcccGTGCCTTGGcttggggatctgtaaaaaaagtaatcagggaataattgggtttggagTGGACTTTAAATATTCCAGCACAGTCTGGGGGcaatttccccccactgcctgcccggggctctgctgcctggagctgtccctgccagcagctgcttccctgtgcccagggctgggccctgccagtgctgccagagcccagcccggccctgggggctcagctctgccctgcagacccctgccagctcaggcactgcccaggggcagctctggctctgcaggctctgatggcaacatcagagcaaccctgaggacgcTGGATAAACGAGACTGATGCAGCTTCTAAggggtcctgtgctgatttctgtcactgcctcgTTGAGCAACATCTGAGAAAAATTTTTTTCTCATGCTGGACTGACAGATGAATATCTGTTTGCAATTTCCCATCAAGGCCACCCAGACCAGTagtttaaaaaagcaggattttcccttttatgctgcTCCTGCCTTGCTCCGCTCCCTGTATaaactacttggaaatgttctgcagttaaatgccatgctgggagcagtcctgaacaatgcagcatcctcaccacaccatGAGAGCCCTCCCAAGCCTTAGCAGCTGTCTCTGTtaacccagatcttgtcccccagtgctgggagcagctgccagggctgtctgagagctgtccctggcaggcagcagagtccctgccccagcacagcgccctgggctgcaggaccctgctctgcaggacagccctgggcacccctggctgctctgcacaagacaaaagcagagaatgtactcacagagtttgtaggcattgggatgttccagctttaggagatcactccggcagctgcagctgcattgtcctgcagccagaggttcctgtgccaagggctggcagtgattgtgccccaggcacttctcagcaccttcccag
Proteins encoded:
- the LOC134433475 gene encoding olfactory receptor 14J1-like → MSNSSSISHFLLLALADTRQLQLLHFCLLLGISLAALLGNGLIISAVACGHHLHTPMFFFLLNLALTDLGCICTTVPKAMHNSLWGTRNISYTGCAAQVFLVFFFLGSEYYLLTFMCYDCYVSICKPLHYETLLGIRACAHMAAAAWASAFLTAVMHTATIFSLPLCHGNALGQFFCEVPQILKLTCSHSNLREFGLLGFSICLEFGCFVFIVFSYVQIFRAVLRIPSEQGRHKAFSTCLPHLAVVSLFVSMAVFAYLKPPSMSSPSLDLALSVLYSVVPPVLNPLIYSLRNQELKAAVWRLMTGWFQGH